A part of Dermacentor variabilis isolate Ectoservices chromosome 10, ASM5094787v1, whole genome shotgun sequence genomic DNA contains:
- the LOC142559225 gene encoding alpha-N-acetylglucosaminidase-like translates to MRYDLVDVTLQSLQLLIDNIYVEVRNCFWKKMKSALGRLAVLMTELFNDLETLLASDPHFLFGTWLRDARSWGTTEQESDQYEYNARNQIALWGPKGEIRDYAAKQWSGLVQSYYMPRWELFQKSLWQSLDEHRPFNDTLFEEQVFKLVEEPFTLSQGAFPTWPQGDSIAISKELHRKYMPMLV, encoded by the exons GTACGACCTCGTTGATGTGACGCTCCAGTCTCTCCAACTGCTTATTGACAACATTTACGTCGAAGTTAGGAACTGCTTTTGGAAGAAAATGAAGAGTGCTCTTGG GAGGCTAGCTGTACTCATGACAGAACTGTTTAATGATCTCGAAACTTTGCTGGCGTCTGATCCGCACTTCCTTTTTGGAACGTGGCTACGTGATGCACGAAGCTGGGGAACGACAGAACAG GAATCGGATCAATACGAGTACAACGCACGTAACCAGATCGCTCTTTGGGGCCCGAAAGGCGAG ATCCGAGACTATGCAGCCAAGCAGTGGTCAGGGCTTGTGCAAAG TTACTACATGCCCCGCTGGGAGCTCTTCCAGAAATCTCTGTGGCAGTCTCTCGACGAGCACCGTCCTTTCAACGATACACTGTTTGAAGAGCAGGTTTTTAAGCTCGTCGAAGAGCCTTTCACGTTGAGCCAAGGAGCATTCCCCACGTGGCCGCAAG GTGACTCCATCGCCATCAGCAAAGAGCTGCACAGAAAGTACATGCCCATGCTGGTCTGA